Part of the Polaribacter sp. Hel1_33_78 genome is shown below.
AATGGTGACAGAGTTTGGTTTTACGCCAAAGTTTACCACAGAAGAAATGAGACAGAACCCTGAGGTTATTGCAAAAACTATCGGAATCAATAAAATTAGAAAGTCCAAAGGAGAAGAAGAACTTTATGAGTTTAATTACTTGTTATTATGTAATAAAATTTGTGGGGCTTCACACTACAACATGCAAATGAAGATTACGGTTGTAGAGCAAGAAGATTATGACGAGTGGATTGCAGAACAACCAACTTTAGCATCAATTATTAAATAATAAATTTAAAGACACTACAAATTAAAAGATTATGTCAGAACATCATCATAAAGAAACATTTGTAACCAAATATATTTTTAGTCAAGATCATAAAATGATTTCTAAACAATTCTTGGTTACAGGAATGTTTATGGGAATGATAGCCGTTTTTATGTCTATGTTATTTCGTTTACAGATAGCTTGGCCAGAAACATCGTTTACAATCATTGAAGCATTCTTAGGTTCTCATCAAACCAATGGGGTTATGGATCCAGATTTTTACCTTGCTTTAGTAACAATTCATGGTACTATTATGGTATTCTTTGTTTTAACGGCAGGCTTGAGTGGAACATTCTCAAATTTATTAATTCCATTGCAGATTGGAGCTAGAGATATGGCTTCTGGATTTTTAAATATGATTTCATATTGGTTATTCTTTGTATCGAGTGTAATCATGGTAATTTCATTATTTGTTGAAGCAGGACCGGCGTCTGCAGGTTGGACAATTTACCCTCCTTTAAGTGCTTTACCACAAGCTATTCCAGGATCTGGAGCAGGTATGACATTGTGGTTAGTGTCTATGGCTATTTTCGTTGCATCTTCGCTAATTGGAGCCTTGAATTATATTGTTACAATATTCAATTTAAGAACAAAAGGAATGAAAATGACAAGGTTGCCATTAACAATGTGGGCATTTTTTATCACTGCAATTATTGGTGTAGTTTCTTTCCCTGTTTTATTATCGGCAGCTTTATTGTTGATTTTTGATAGAAGTTTTGGAACATCATTTTATTTATCAGATATTTTTATTTCTGGAGAAGTATTGCATTATCAAGGAGGATCGCCAGTATTATTTGAACACTTGTTTTGGTTCCTAGGTCACCCAGAAGTATACATTGTATTGTTGCCAGCATTAGGAATAACATCAGAGATTATTTCAACAAATTCTAGAAAACCAATTTTTGGATATAGAGCAATGATTATGTCTATTATGGCAATTGCATTTTTATCGACGATTGTTTGGGGGCATCACATGTTTATTTCAGGAATGAATCCTTTCTTAGGATCAGTATTTACATTTACAACGCTATTAATTGCAATTCCATCAGCGGTAAAAGCGTTTAATTATATTACAACTTTGTGGAAAGGTAATTTGCAGTTAAATCCTGCAATGTTATTCTCTATCGGATTAGTTTCAACATTCGTAACAGGTGGTTTAACGGGTCTTGTTTTAGCAGATTCTGCGCTAGATATTAATATTCACGATACCTATTTTGTGGTTGCTCACTTTCACCTGGTGATGGGTGTTTCTGCAATTTTTGGAATGTATGCTGGTATTTATCATTGGTTTCCAAAAATGTATGGTAGAATGATGAATAAAACATTGGGGTATTGGCACTTTTGGATTACAATTATTTGTGCTTATGGAGTTTTCTGGCCAATGCATTTTATTGGATTAGCAGGTTTACCGAGAAGATATTATTCTAATACTGCATTTCCAATGTTTGACGATTTACTTCAGATAAATGTAGTTATTACACTTTTTGCTTTAGTAGGTGGTATTGCTCAAATAATCTTTATTGCGAACTTTTTTATCTCAATGTATAGAGGAGCGAAGGCAACTCAAAATCCGTGGAAATCTAATACCTTGGAATGGACTACACCAGTAGAACATATTCACGGAAATTGGCCAGGTAAAATACCAGAAGTTCATAGATGGGCTTATGATTATAGTAAAAGAGTAGATGCAAATGATGATGATAGCGATTATTTACATGGTCAAGATTTTGTGCTACAAACTACACCTTTATTAGAAGGAGAAGAACAATCTTAAAGTTCTGATTTTATCCGTTTAATCAACGGTATCTTATCATAAAAATTTAAAAACCTTTCCTATTTGGAAAGGTTTTCTCATTCTCTGGTAAAAGGTATATTTAACCTGATTCAAAATCTCTTATATTTGTAAGTATGAATGAAAACTTAAATCCTGATAACAGTCATTTAACAAATGAAGATATAGACGTAGAAAAAAAATTACGCCCACTATCTTTTGATGATTTTACAGGACAAGACCAAGCTTTAGAAAATCTGAAAATATTTGTTGAGGCAGCCAATCAAAGAGATGAAGCTTTAGATCACACCTTGTTTCATGGCCCTCCAGGTTTAGGGAAAACTACGTTGGCACATATTTTAGCAAACGAATTACAGGTAGGTATTAAAGTTACTTCTGGTCCAGTTTTAGATAAACCGGGTGATTTAGCCGGACTGCTCACAAATCTTGATGAACGAGATGTTTTATTTATTGATGAAATTCACAGATTAAGTCCAATTGTAGAAGAGTATTTGTATTCAGCAATGGAAGATTATAAAATTGATATTATGATCGAATCTGGCCCTAATGCTAGAACTGTTCAAATCAATTTAGAACCCTTTACTTTAATTGGGGCTACAACACGATCAGGATTGTTGACTGCTCCAATGAGAGCTCGTTTCGGAATAAGTACAAGACTACATTACTATTCAACAGAACTGCTAACAACAATTATTCAAAGAAGTGCACATATTTTAAAAGTGCCAATTTCTATGGAGTCAGCAATTGAAATTGCAGGAAGAAGCAGAGGTACTCCAAGAATTGCGAATTCTTTGCTGCGTAGGGTAAGAGATTTTGCTCAGATAAAAGGAGATGGATCTATAACCATTGCAATAGCAAAATATGCATTAAAAGCATTAAATGTTGATGCTCACGGCTTAGATGAAATGGATAATAAGATTTTGGAGGTGATCATTGATAAATTCAAAGGAGGACCCGTAGGAATTAGTACTATCGCAACTGCGGTTTCCGAAAATACAGAGACTATTGAAGAAGTATATGAACCTTTTTTAATTCAGCAAGGTTTTATTATGAGAACTCCAAGAGGGAGAGAAGTTACAGAATTAGCCTATCAGCATTTGGGTAGGACAAAAGGCAGAGATCAAGGAGAATTGTTTTAAAAGGCTAATTATGATTCAATAATTTGTGCTTAACAAAAAGTTCACAGGCAAAGTCTAAGAATTCATGAATATCAAAAAAGTTATACCAATTTTAGAGTGGTTACCAAACTACAATAGATCTCTTTTTAAAGGAGATTTAGTTGCAGGAATTACTGTGGGTATCATTTTAATTCCACAAGGAATTGCGTATGCATTAATTGCTGGTTTGCCACCAATTTATGGGCTGTATTGCGCATTAGTTCCGCAGGTTATGTATGCTATCTTTGGATCTTCAAGACAGGTAGCTATTGGTCCTGTTGCAATGGATTCCTTAATTGTTGCAACGGGTGTATCGACTTTAGCATTAGCAGGTTCAGAAAGCTACATTGCCATCGCTATTCTGTTAGGTTTAATGGTAGGTACTATTCAATTTATACTAGGAGTTTTTAGTCTAGGGTTTATTGTAAATTTTTTATCAAAACCAGTAATTACTGGATTTACCTCTGCTGTAGCCCTCATAATTGGGCTGAATCAATTCAGAAATTTATTGGGTGTAGATTTTATTCAAAGTGACCAAATTCAATATGTTTTAGAAGATATTTGGTTTCAAATGGCAACCTTTAAGAAGCCCACAACAATAATTGGATTGATATCGGTTATCACTATTATTATTTTCAGAAAGATAAATAAAAAAATTCCGAATGCCTTAATCGTTGTAATTCTTGGGATTGTAATTATGAAATATTTTGGAAAAAGTTTTAATGATGTTTCAATCGTAAAAGGTATTCCGTCAGGATTGCCAGTTTTCGGGATTCCTGAATTTGATTTAGATCTTATAAGAGAGTTGTTTCCAATTGCATTAACTTTAGTCATGGTGGGTTATTTAGAAACTATCTCTATTGGAAAGTCTTTGGAGGCAAAACAAGACGAATATAGAATAAGACCTAACCAAGAATTAATTGCTTTAGGGTTAAGTAATATGGTTGGTTCTTTTTTTAAATCTTATCCAACAACCTCAAGTTTTTCTAGGTCAGCAATCAATCAAGAAAGTGGTGGAAAAACAGGAATGGCAGCACTCATCTCTGTTGTCATGGTTATCATTACATTATTATTTTTAACCCCATTATTTTATCATTTACCAAAAACAGTATTGGCTGCAATTATTATTGTTGCCGTTTTTGGATTGATAAATTTCAAAGAAGCTATTTTTTTATGGAAGGCTAATAATTTAGATTTTTGGTTGATGTTATCCACTTTTTTAGCAACCTTGTTATTAGGAATTGAATACGGAATTATAGTCGGTGTTGGTTTGTCTTTGTTTGTTCTAATTTACAGAACATCAAGACCTTATGTAACTGAATTAGGGAAGGTTCCAAACTCAAATTTTTACAGAAATAAAAATCGTTTTGAAGAAGTAATTATTGAGGATGACATTTTAGTTTTTAGGTTTGATGCTCAGATATTTTATGCAAATTCAAGTTATTTTAGAGATAATTTAGACGAAATGGCAGCCCAAAAAGGAAAGGCATTAAAATTGATAGTATTGGATGCAGAGAGTATTAATAGAGTAGATAGTACGGGAGTAGAAATGTTAAAAGAACGCATTAAGTATTATCAGAAAAAAGGGGTAGTTTTTTATTTTGCAGGTGTTAAAGGCCCCGTAAGAGATGATTTTTTTAGAAGTGGTATTTTAGAGATTATAGATATCAATCATTTTTTTAGGAAAGCAAATCAAGCGGTAAAGTTTTATAAAACTGGCAATAGAAAACAGCAAGAGAAGTATTCAAAGTATATACATCAAGCATACAAATAGGTTATAATTTGGATGATAAATATCATTTAAAATAGTTAAACTTAAATGTAATTTTACCGGTTAAAAATCGCGGTAGTTAAGAATTATGATAATAGAACAAATTTATACAGGCTGTTTAGCACAAGGGGCTTATTATATAGAAAGTAAGGGAGAAGTAGCAATTATAGATCCATTAAGAGAAGTGCAAGATTATGTAGATAAAGCAGCTATAAATAATGCAAAAATTAAATATATTTTTGAAACCCACTTTCATGCGGATTTTGTTAGTGGTCATGTTACATTAGCAGAAAAGACAGGAGCAGCAATTGTTTTTGGACCTTCAGCAAAAACCAATTTTGAGGCAATTATTGCAGAAGATGATCAGGTTTTTAAAGTTGGAGATATTACTATAACTGTATTACACACTCCAGGTCATACAATGGAAAGTTCATGTTTTTTATTGAAAGATAAAGATGGTAAGGATCATGCACTTTTTAGCGGAGATACATTGTTTTTAGGTGATGTTGGTAGGCCCGATTTGGCTCAAAAAGGAGAGCTTACAGAAAAAGATTTAGCAGGTTTTTTATTTGATAGTTTGCGGAATAAAGTAATGCCTTTGGCAGATGAAGTTATTGTATATCCTGCGCATGGAGCAGGTTCTGCTTGCGGTAAAAATTTAAGCAAAGAAACGATTGGTACAATTGGGAATCAAAAAGAAACCAATTACGCATTAAGAGCAAATATGACCAAAGAAGAATTTGTCAAAGAAGTTACTGATGGATTGTTGCCTCCTCCTGCCTATTTCCCTCTAAATGTGAAGTTAAATAAAGAGGGATATAAAAATATTGATGATATCATCAAAACTTCTGCGAAACCTTTATCAGTAAAAGATTTTGAACTGATTGCAAACGAAACGGATGCTATAATTTTAGATGTTAGGCATCAATCAGAATTTATAAAGGGATTTATTCCTCAATCAATTTTTATAGGAATTGATGGTGGTTTTGCGCCTTGGGTGGGTGCTTTAATAAAAGACATACAGCAACCAATTTTATTGGTAACACCTCAAGGAAAAGAAGCAGATACAATTATACGTTTGTCCAGAGTTGGTTTTGATAATGTATTAGGGTATTTAGACGGAAGTTTTGCTTCTTGGCAAAAATCGGAGAAAGAAATTGACACTTTATCATCTGTTTCAGTTGAAGTTTTAGAGCAAAAAATAAATGAAAACGCACTCGTTTTTGATGTAAGAAAACCAGGAGAATTTGCAAGTGAACATATTAAGATAGCAGAAAGTACCCCGTTAGATTTTCTAAATAAGCATATTTCTGAATTCCCAAAAAAGGAAGAATTTTATGTGCATTGTGCGGGTGGTTATCGATCTGTAATTGCAGCTTCAATTTTAAAAGCTCGCGGTTTTCATAATGTCATTGATGTCGCAGGGGGTTATGCAGCTGTCAGAAATACAACGATAGAAAGAACAGCAGCCGTTTGTCCGTCAACTTTAAAATAAATAAAATGAAAAATTTTTTAATCTTTTTTTTGATGAGTTTCTTTTTCATCAATTGTAGTGCACAAGAAGAAATAAAATCAATTTCTACGATAGAATTAAAAGTCTTACTCAAAAAAGGAAACACTCAGTTATTGGATGTTAGAGCACCAAAAGAAATAGAACAAGGATTTATAAAGACCGCAAAATTTGCTAATTTTTTTGATGCTAATTTTTACACAAAAGCGGTTAAACAATTAGATAAAAGTAAACCAGTTTATTTGTATTGCAGAAGTGGCAATAGAAGCGGAAAATCAGCAAAAATACTCAAAAAGGAAGGTTATGAGGTTTATAATATTTTAGGTGGATACAATCAATGGAAACAAGAAAATTAAGAATGATGACAACAGCAATTCAAATAGAAAATTTAAAATGTGGTGGTTGTGCAACGACTATTAAAAAAGGATTATTAAGTTTGAACGCTGTAAAAGAGGTAACAGTGGATGTTGAGAATTCAATAGTTTCAATAATTTCAGAAAATGACGATTTAGAAACTATCAAAGAAAAATTAGCTAAATTAGGGTATCCAGAAGTTGGTTATAAAAATACAGTTTTACATAAGGCAAAGTCTTTTGTGAGTTGTGCGGTAGGTAGAATAGATCGATAAAAACGAATGATTTTAACCTGTTTATAAGTAATTCACTAATACCTTTCTAATGAAAAGTCAATTACAAAAAGCATTGTTAATGATAAAATCCCAAGTGTAAACTTGGGATTTTATTTGTTTTATAGAAAAGTTACTTTCTAAAACTTAAAAGTAACTCCAACTAAGAAGTTTCTAGTTGCTTGCGGATAATAACCAGCACCATCTAAAGTAGTAGTTTGATTTGCGGCAGACCAAGTATCATCGTAAGTGTAATAGTAACCCCTATCTACATATTCTGTATTAAAAAGGTTATTTATCAAAGCAGAAAACACTACGGATTTAAATATTTTAGCAGGTTTAATTTCATAAACAACATTTAAATCAGAAGTAAAAAAGCTATCTAAAACATCGTTACTAGAAACGGTACTGCTAAAATTACTCATAAACTGTTTGCCAACAAATTTAGATAAGAATGAAATTTGTAAGTTTTCTAAAGGATTGTACAAAAATATATTTCCAACAACGATATCAGGAGAAAAAGACAAATTTGTATTTCCTAAATTTTCTAGTTTCCCATCTATTTGAGCAATAAGATTTTTGTTTTTATTTGAGCTAAAAGCGACATTTGGTTTCATAGAGAATTTATCAGATAATGTAAGATCAGCATCAATCTCTAAACCAAGTCTGTAACTATTACCAGAAGTTGTTCTTATGGGTGCACCAACATCATCGATAGCGCCAGTTAATACCAACTGATTTTTATAATCCATGTAATAGATATTGGTGTTTAATTTGATGTTTTCTTTTTTCAAACGCCATCCAAATTCTAAATCATTTAACGTTTCAGGAGTTGTAACTCCACTTTCAAAATCATTTCTTTTGGGCTCTCTATTGGCAACTGCAAAAGAGGTATATAAATTATTGTAATCGTTAATTTTATAAGTCAATCCAAACTTAGGGTTAAAAAAGTTAAAGCTAGCATCAACATTAATATTTGCCAAGTCAGAAGTAATTCCTTCTGTTAGATAGTTTACAAATCTTCCTTGCACATCTGCATAACCAGAAAGTCTCGTATTAATTTTAAACGTTGCTTTTGCAAAAATTGAGAAGTCTGTTTTTTTAGCGTCAGAAAAGTAATAACGATCTCTTATATTAGTGTTTTCAGCTAAACGTTCTCCCCAAATAACTTCACCAAAATGATCTCCAGTATAACGAGAATAGGATATTCCGGAAATGAAATTCAGTTTATCCGTTTTATAATTTGTGTTGAAATTTACCACATAAAAATCGTTGTCTAACCAACGTCTTACAATAACATCTGTGCCATCAACGATTAAATTATTAAAATCACTAGCAGCTTCCTCTTCTTTAAATTGCTCAAAAAATCCAGCACCTTTTGTGTAGTTCAAGGCTAAATTTGTAGACCAACTTTTATTCAATTTTTCATTCCAATGCAATTGATAATGATTTTGTTGATAGTCATCAACTTCATTTTCATAGGTGTATGGGTTTTGTTTTCTGTCTGTTTCTAGTTGAGTCGCATCTAAGCCAGCCCATGCTTGGTATGTTATCTCTTTTCCACCAAAAGTAACTGCTTTTATTAACGTATTTTCATCCGTATAGCTTCCTTGTAAATAGTAGGATTTTAAATCTGCAAAAGCCCTGTCGATGTAGCCATCAGAGTAAATATTAGATAAGCGTCCAGCAATTTCTATGTGGTCATTAAGCTTACCAGTGCTAAATTTTACGGTATGTTTTCGTGTTCCGAAAGAGCCAAAAGAATTAGAAATTTCTCCAAAAGCCTCTTTAGAAAG
Proteins encoded:
- a CDS encoding cbb3-type cytochrome c oxidase subunit I, with the translated sequence MSEHHHKETFVTKYIFSQDHKMISKQFLVTGMFMGMIAVFMSMLFRLQIAWPETSFTIIEAFLGSHQTNGVMDPDFYLALVTIHGTIMVFFVLTAGLSGTFSNLLIPLQIGARDMASGFLNMISYWLFFVSSVIMVISLFVEAGPASAGWTIYPPLSALPQAIPGSGAGMTLWLVSMAIFVASSLIGALNYIVTIFNLRTKGMKMTRLPLTMWAFFITAIIGVVSFPVLLSAALLLIFDRSFGTSFYLSDIFISGEVLHYQGGSPVLFEHLFWFLGHPEVYIVLLPALGITSEIISTNSRKPIFGYRAMIMSIMAIAFLSTIVWGHHMFISGMNPFLGSVFTFTTLLIAIPSAVKAFNYITTLWKGNLQLNPAMLFSIGLVSTFVTGGLTGLVLADSALDINIHDTYFVVAHFHLVMGVSAIFGMYAGIYHWFPKMYGRMMNKTLGYWHFWITIICAYGVFWPMHFIGLAGLPRRYYSNTAFPMFDDLLQINVVITLFALVGGIAQIIFIANFFISMYRGAKATQNPWKSNTLEWTTPVEHIHGNWPGKIPEVHRWAYDYSKRVDANDDDSDYLHGQDFVLQTTPLLEGEEQS
- the ruvB gene encoding Holliday junction branch migration DNA helicase RuvB; this translates as MNENLNPDNSHLTNEDIDVEKKLRPLSFDDFTGQDQALENLKIFVEAANQRDEALDHTLFHGPPGLGKTTLAHILANELQVGIKVTSGPVLDKPGDLAGLLTNLDERDVLFIDEIHRLSPIVEEYLYSAMEDYKIDIMIESGPNARTVQINLEPFTLIGATTRSGLLTAPMRARFGISTRLHYYSTELLTTIIQRSAHILKVPISMESAIEIAGRSRGTPRIANSLLRRVRDFAQIKGDGSITIAIAKYALKALNVDAHGLDEMDNKILEVIIDKFKGGPVGISTIATAVSENTETIEEVYEPFLIQQGFIMRTPRGREVTELAYQHLGRTKGRDQGELF
- a CDS encoding SulP family inorganic anion transporter, whose protein sequence is MNIKKVIPILEWLPNYNRSLFKGDLVAGITVGIILIPQGIAYALIAGLPPIYGLYCALVPQVMYAIFGSSRQVAIGPVAMDSLIVATGVSTLALAGSESYIAIAILLGLMVGTIQFILGVFSLGFIVNFLSKPVITGFTSAVALIIGLNQFRNLLGVDFIQSDQIQYVLEDIWFQMATFKKPTTIIGLISVITIIIFRKINKKIPNALIVVILGIVIMKYFGKSFNDVSIVKGIPSGLPVFGIPEFDLDLIRELFPIALTLVMVGYLETISIGKSLEAKQDEYRIRPNQELIALGLSNMVGSFFKSYPTTSSFSRSAINQESGGKTGMAALISVVMVIITLLFLTPLFYHLPKTVLAAIIIVAVFGLINFKEAIFLWKANNLDFWLMLSTFLATLLLGIEYGIIVGVGLSLFVLIYRTSRPYVTELGKVPNSNFYRNKNRFEEVIIEDDILVFRFDAQIFYANSSYFRDNLDEMAAQKGKALKLIVLDAESINRVDSTGVEMLKERIKYYQKKGVVFYFAGVKGPVRDDFFRSGILEIIDINHFFRKANQAVKFYKTGNRKQQEKYSKYIHQAYK
- a CDS encoding rhodanese-like domain-containing protein, whose protein sequence is MIIEQIYTGCLAQGAYYIESKGEVAIIDPLREVQDYVDKAAINNAKIKYIFETHFHADFVSGHVTLAEKTGAAIVFGPSAKTNFEAIIAEDDQVFKVGDITITVLHTPGHTMESSCFLLKDKDGKDHALFSGDTLFLGDVGRPDLAQKGELTEKDLAGFLFDSLRNKVMPLADEVIVYPAHGAGSACGKNLSKETIGTIGNQKETNYALRANMTKEEFVKEVTDGLLPPPAYFPLNVKLNKEGYKNIDDIIKTSAKPLSVKDFELIANETDAIILDVRHQSEFIKGFIPQSIFIGIDGGFAPWVGALIKDIQQPILLVTPQGKEADTIIRLSRVGFDNVLGYLDGSFASWQKSEKEIDTLSSVSVEVLEQKINENALVFDVRKPGEFASEHIKIAESTPLDFLNKHISEFPKKEEFYVHCAGGYRSVIAASILKARGFHNVIDVAGGYAAVRNTTIERTAAVCPSTLK
- a CDS encoding rhodanese-like domain-containing protein yields the protein MKNFLIFFLMSFFFINCSAQEEIKSISTIELKVLLKKGNTQLLDVRAPKEIEQGFIKTAKFANFFDANFYTKAVKQLDKSKPVYLYCRSGNRSGKSAKILKKEGYEVYNILGGYNQWKQEN
- a CDS encoding heavy-metal-associated domain-containing protein, giving the protein METRKLRMMTTAIQIENLKCGGCATTIKKGLLSLNAVKEVTVDVENSIVSIISENDDLETIKEKLAKLGYPEVGYKNTVLHKAKSFVSCAVGRIDR
- a CDS encoding TonB-dependent receptor, which translates into the protein MKKITFFLFLFAGILANAQTFTLKGKVVDENNESLLGATILVKEPKKGTSTDFDGKFSVNLPKGNYTIQVSFIGYKTVLKEIFLTKSDEINFNLLPNSTVLEEVLVSAVRASADVPVTFSNLSKREIAKRNLGQDIPILLNYMPSVVSSSDAGAGVGYTYMSVRGSNGEKINVTINGIPYNDPESHGTFWVNLSDFASSTENLQLQRGVGTSTNGSGAFGASLNILTDALSKEAFGEISNSFGSFGTRKHTVKFSTGKLNDHIEIAGRLSNIYSDGYIDRAFADLKSYYLQGSYTDENTLIKAVTFGGKEITYQAWAGLDATQLETDRKQNPYTYENEVDDYQQNHYQLHWNEKLNKSWSTNLALNYTKGAGFFEQFKEEEAASDFNNLIVDGTDVIVRRWLDNDFYVVNFNTNYKTDKLNFISGISYSRYTGDHFGEVIWGERLAENTNIRDRYYFSDAKKTDFSIFAKATFKINTRLSGYADVQGRFVNYLTEGITSDLANINVDASFNFFNPKFGLTYKINDYNNLYTSFAVANREPKRNDFESGVTTPETLNDLEFGWRLKKENIKLNTNIYYMDYKNQLVLTGAIDDVGAPIRTTSGNSYRLGLEIDADLTLSDKFSMKPNVAFSSNKNKNLIAQIDGKLENLGNTNLSFSPDIVVGNIFLYNPLENLQISFLSKFVGKQFMSNFSSTVSSNDVLDSFFTSDLNVVYEIKPAKIFKSVVFSALINNLFNTEYVDRGYYYTYDDTWSAANQTTTLDGAGYYPQATRNFLVGVTFKF